The Clostridium sp. 'White wine YQ' genome contains a region encoding:
- the treP gene encoding PTS system trehalose-specific EIIBC component has protein sequence MGKFKSDAEQLLKLVGGKLNISAVTHCATRMRFVLADPKVADVKAIEALKSVKGTFTQAGQFQVIIGNEVPTFYNEFVAVAGIDGVSKDEVKAAAKGNMSFIQRLLAGLAEIFTPLIPALVVGGLILGFRNVIGDIKLLEHGTKTIVEVSQFWAGVHSFLWLIGEAIFHFLPVGITWSISKKMGTTQILGIILGITLVSPQLLNAYGVAGAKEIPFWDFGFAKVQMIGYQAQVIPAMLAGFLLAFLETRLRKVVPEYISMIVVPFFALVPTVLIAHTILGPIGWKIGSAISFVVYTGLTSSLKWLFAALFGFAYAPLVITGLHHMTNAIDMQLVAEFGGTNLWPMIALSNIAQGSAVLGMIFVNRKDEDEKQVSIPACISCYLGVTEPAMFGINLKYVYPFLCAMTGSALAAVVSVGSGVMANSIGVGGLPGILSIKPQFMAVFAISMLIAIVVPFVLTVFISKRKAAAVLAGNEVAAK, from the coding sequence ATGGGAAAATTCAAAAGTGACGCAGAGCAATTACTTAAGTTAGTTGGTGGAAAATTAAACATATCAGCAGTAACCCATTGTGCAACACGAATGCGCTTTGTACTTGCTGATCCAAAGGTAGCTGATGTTAAGGCTATAGAGGCACTTAAGAGTGTTAAAGGTACATTTACACAAGCAGGTCAATTCCAAGTAATAATAGGAAATGAGGTTCCAACATTCTATAATGAATTTGTAGCTGTTGCTGGAATTGATGGAGTTAGTAAAGATGAAGTAAAGGCTGCAGCAAAAGGTAATATGAGCTTTATTCAAAGACTACTTGCAGGACTAGCAGAAATCTTCACACCACTTATACCAGCATTGGTAGTTGGAGGTTTGATATTAGGTTTCCGTAATGTAATTGGAGATATTAAATTATTAGAACATGGGACAAAGACTATAGTAGAAGTATCTCAATTCTGGGCAGGAGTACATTCATTCTTATGGTTAATTGGTGAAGCAATATTTCATTTCTTACCAGTAGGTATAACATGGTCTATTTCTAAGAAAATGGGCACAACTCAAATTTTAGGTATTATATTAGGTATTACATTAGTTTCACCTCAATTATTAAATGCATATGGAGTAGCAGGCGCAAAAGAAATTCCATTTTGGGATTTTGGATTTGCTAAAGTTCAAATGATAGGTTATCAAGCTCAGGTTATACCAGCAATGTTAGCAGGATTCTTATTAGCGTTCTTAGAGACAAGATTACGTAAGGTAGTTCCAGAATATATATCAATGATAGTAGTACCATTCTTTGCATTGGTTCCTACAGTATTGATTGCACATACAATTTTAGGACCAATAGGCTGGAAGATAGGATCAGCAATCTCATTTGTTGTTTATACAGGTTTAACTTCAAGCTTAAAATGGTTATTTGCAGCACTTTTTGGTTTTGCTTATGCACCATTAGTTATTACTGGATTACATCACATGACCAATGCAATAGACATGCAACTTGTAGCTGAATTTGGCGGAACAAACTTATGGCCAATGATTGCATTATCTAATATTGCACAAGGTTCAGCAGTTTTAGGTATGATATTTGTAAATAGAAAAGATGAGGATGAAAAACAAGTATCAATACCAGCATGTATATCATGTTATCTAGGAGTAACTGAACCAGCAATGTTTGGTATTAACTTAAAATATGTATATCCATTCTTATGTGCAATGACAGGATCTGCACTTGCAGCAGTTGTTTCTGTTGGATCTGGAGTAATGGCTAACTCTATAGGTGTTGGAGGACTTCCAGGAATACTATCAATAAAACCTCAATTTATGGCAGTGTTTGCAATATCAATGTTAATTGCAATAGTAGTTCCATTTGTATTAACAGTATTTATAAGTAAAAGAAAAGCAGCAGCAGTATTAGCAGGAAACGAAGTAGCAGCTAAATAA
- the treC gene encoding alpha,alpha-phosphotrehalase, translating to MKDFKKSVVYQIYPKSFSDSNGDGFGDIKGVTDRLDYLQNLGVDYIWLTPFFISPQRDNGYDVADYKNIDPRFGTMEDFEELASEAKKRNIDIMLDMVFNHTSTEHEWFKKAISGDKKYKDYYIFKAPVNGQEPTNWISKFGGSAWQYVEKFDEYYLHLYDKTQADLNWENPEVRNEIYDIANYWIEKGVKGFRLDVVNLLSKPEVLENDYEGDGRRFYTDGPKIHEYLKELNRESFGKHRDVLTVGEMSSTSIDNCIKYSNPKEEELSMVFNFHHLKVDYKDGEKWTLMDFDFFELKNLLNTWQIGMEEGDGWNALFWCNHDQPRIVSRFGDDKKYPKESAKMLATTLHMLRGTPYIYQGEEVGMTNAYFDNIDDYRDVESINYYNILKSNGKSEEEIIKILQAKSRDNSRTPMQWNDDKYCGFTKGLPWIPIGKNKTINVEAALRDESSVYYHYKKLIELRKSYDIIAYGSYEPLLLDNDRVFAYTRSYKNQLLVVLSNFYDKEIAMDLSKELDIEGYNTKNILISNYKDSILEMNSILLRPYESVAYLLEK from the coding sequence ATGAAGGATTTCAAGAAAAGTGTAGTCTATCAAATTTATCCAAAATCCTTTAGTGATTCAAATGGAGATGGTTTTGGAGATATAAAAGGTGTAACTGATAGATTGGACTATTTGCAGAATTTAGGAGTAGATTATATATGGCTAACACCTTTTTTCATATCTCCTCAAAGGGATAATGGTTATGATGTAGCAGATTATAAAAATATAGATCCAAGATTCGGAACTATGGAGGATTTTGAGGAGCTTGCATCAGAAGCTAAAAAAAGAAACATAGATATAATGTTAGATATGGTATTTAATCATACTTCTACTGAACATGAATGGTTTAAGAAAGCCATAAGTGGAGATAAGAAATATAAAGACTACTACATTTTTAAAGCACCAGTCAATGGGCAAGAACCAACGAATTGGATTTCAAAATTTGGTGGTTCTGCATGGCAGTATGTAGAAAAGTTTGATGAATATTATTTACATCTTTATGATAAAACTCAAGCTGATTTAAACTGGGAAAATCCAGAGGTAAGAAATGAAATATATGATATAGCTAATTACTGGATTGAAAAAGGAGTGAAAGGCTTTAGACTTGATGTTGTTAATCTATTATCTAAACCAGAAGTACTTGAAAATGATTATGAAGGTGATGGACGAAGATTCTATACTGATGGACCTAAAATACATGAGTATTTAAAGGAATTAAATAGAGAAAGCTTCGGTAAGCATAGAGATGTATTAACTGTTGGAGAAATGTCATCAACATCAATTGATAATTGTATTAAATATTCAAATCCAAAGGAAGAAGAACTATCCATGGTATTTAATTTTCACCACTTAAAGGTTGATTATAAAGATGGTGAGAAATGGACACTAATGGACTTTGATTTCTTTGAGTTAAAAAATTTGCTTAACACTTGGCAAATAGGAATGGAAGAAGGAGATGGGTGGAACGCGCTTTTTTGGTGTAACCATGACCAACCGCGTATAGTTTCTAGATTTGGAGATGATAAAAAGTATCCAAAAGAATCTGCTAAGATGTTAGCAACTACCCTACATATGCTAAGAGGGACTCCTTATATTTACCAAGGTGAAGAGGTCGGAATGACTAATGCTTATTTCGATAATATTGATGATTACAGAGATGTAGAATCGATAAACTATTATAATATTTTAAAGAGTAATGGTAAAAGTGAAGAAGAAATTATTAAGATTCTTCAAGCTAAATCAAGAGATAACTCTAGAACGCCAATGCAATGGAATGATGATAAATATTGTGGTTTTACAAAAGGGCTTCCGTGGATACCAATAGGAAAAAATAAAACCATAAATGTTGAAGCTGCACTTAGGGATGAAAGTTCGGTATATTATCATTATAAGAAGTTAATAGAATTAAGAAAAAGTTATGATATCATAGCTTACGGAAGTTATGAACCTTTATTATTAGATAATGATAGAGTCTTTGCCTATACAAGGAGTTATAAAAATCAACTTTTAGTTGTATTAAGTAATTTTTATGATAAAGAAATAGCAATGGATTTAAGCAAAGAGTTAGACATAGAAGGATATAATACTAAAAATATATTGATATCTAATTATAAGGATTCAATATTAGAAATGAATAGTATATTACTTAGACCTTATGAATCAGTAGCATACCTTCTTGAGAAGTAG
- a CDS encoding UPF0182 family protein, with protein sequence MRNKKLAVFILILILIMSVLLFSAKLIINIEWFIELGYIKLYFTRLISIVEILIPLFFICFIIISLFSKRLLNNIKSEIDENGLKKIKKGVLIANIIISFLISIYTSTKYWYEIVLFSNSVSFNYREPIFNLDASFYVFKLPLLKIFSNFLIEVIIITTLFSICFYTLVSIKKYFINNKFKSFKQLLDYLKEFSKKQIGILLPIFLVLISIKYVVKCFDLLYSNRGASFGASYTDINITLLFYKIIIVIAIISSIITYFCIRKNKFKISMYPFILVLFFMILEPVTYKVVYKVMVKPNEMEYESKYIGYNIDATTRAFNINNMNIKSYEPQANLNSEKISRNQETISNLKINSPSPVLNFYNQVQEIRSYYYFNDIDTDRYNIDGKYTQVFISPREISTDSMNTWQNKHLIYTHGYGVTMSRVNKVTEEGQPDFVMKNIPLDNLSNILLKNPRIYYGEAKNEYAIVDTSQEEFDYPSEKEQASYKYDDKGGIKLNIFNRLIFSLAEKDPKIVFSGAINNDSKILINRNIIERVSKIAPFLTYDDDPYIVISGGRLYWIIDAYTTSESFPYSEPHDGINYIRNSVKVTIDASSGETNYYIVDNSDPIIQSYSKIFKGLFKDKNDIPSGLKEHLKYPKKIFNLQCEVLSKYHTTDPKEFFTSEDVWEISSNLSALSGQQSTNEGLYLLTSLPGENKQQMMLFDYFNVKNKPNMVSMISVKMDESDYGKITLFKFPADKTIYGPYLFKNQILQDPDISKELSLWEGKGSKVEYGETVILPVEESLLYLLPIYLKADVDKTIPEMKKIILSDGKRIVIEDNIENGLKKLFDYKGQTSKIEKINENSQLTKEIKELYNKAMDAQTKGNWAEYGEYIKKLGEDINKLKE encoded by the coding sequence ATGAGAAATAAGAAATTGGCAGTATTTATTCTTATTTTAATTCTAATAATGAGCGTACTTCTATTCTCAGCTAAGTTAATTATAAATATAGAATGGTTTATAGAGTTAGGTTACATTAAGTTATATTTTACTAGATTAATTTCAATAGTTGAGATATTGATTCCACTTTTCTTTATATGTTTTATTATTATAAGTTTATTTAGTAAAAGGCTTCTTAATAATATTAAAAGTGAAATAGACGAAAATGGTTTGAAAAAGATAAAAAAAGGTGTTTTAATAGCAAATATAATAATCTCTTTTCTAATTTCTATATATACATCTACTAAGTATTGGTATGAGATAGTTTTATTCTCGAATTCAGTTAGTTTTAACTATAGAGAACCAATATTTAATTTAGATGCTTCTTTTTATGTGTTTAAGCTCCCATTACTTAAAATATTTAGCAATTTTTTAATAGAAGTAATAATAATTACTACTTTATTTTCAATTTGTTTTTATACGTTAGTATCAATAAAAAAATATTTTATAAATAATAAATTCAAATCATTTAAGCAATTATTAGATTATCTTAAAGAGTTTTCAAAAAAGCAGATAGGAATACTTTTACCTATATTTCTTGTGCTTATTTCAATAAAATATGTAGTAAAATGCTTTGATTTACTATATAGCAATAGAGGAGCTTCATTTGGGGCAAGTTATACAGATATAAATATTACTCTGTTGTTTTATAAAATTATTATTGTAATAGCTATAATTTCATCTATTATTACTTATTTTTGTATAAGGAAAAATAAGTTTAAAATATCAATGTATCCATTTATTCTTGTGCTTTTTTTTATGATTTTAGAACCTGTTACTTATAAAGTAGTCTATAAAGTTATGGTAAAGCCAAATGAAATGGAATATGAGAGTAAATATATAGGTTATAATATAGACGCGACAACTAGAGCTTTTAATATAAATAATATGAATATAAAAAGTTATGAACCTCAAGCTAATTTGAATTCAGAAAAAATAAGTAGAAATCAAGAAACAATTTCAAACTTAAAAATTAATTCCCCATCTCCAGTTCTAAACTTTTATAATCAAGTTCAAGAAATTAGAAGTTATTACTACTTTAATGACATAGATACTGATAGATACAATATAGATGGAAAGTATACTCAAGTGTTTATATCCCCAAGAGAAATAAGTACTGATTCAATGAATACATGGCAAAATAAGCATTTGATTTATACTCATGGGTACGGAGTAACTATGAGCAGGGTTAATAAGGTTACAGAAGAAGGACAACCAGATTTTGTAATGAAAAATATACCTTTAGATAATTTATCTAATATATTATTAAAAAACCCAAGGATTTATTATGGTGAAGCAAAAAATGAATATGCTATAGTAGATACATCTCAAGAAGAATTTGATTATCCTAGCGAAAAGGAACAAGCTTCTTATAAGTATGATGATAAAGGTGGAATAAAATTAAATATTTTTAATAGATTAATTTTTAGTTTGGCTGAAAAAGATCCCAAAATAGTTTTTTCAGGAGCAATAAATAATGACAGTAAGATTCTTATAAATAGAAACATTATTGAAAGGGTAAGTAAAATAGCTCCATTTTTAACTTATGATGATGACCCATATATAGTAATAAGTGGGGGAAGGTTATATTGGATTATTGATGCATATACAACATCAGAAAGTTTCCCTTACTCGGAACCTCATGATGGGATTAATTATATAAGAAATTCAGTTAAAGTAACTATAGATGCCTCATCAGGAGAAACAAATTACTACATTGTAGATAATTCAGATCCAATAATTCAAAGTTATTCAAAGATATTCAAAGGATTATTTAAGGATAAGAATGATATTCCTTCGGGGCTCAAAGAACATTTGAAATATCCTAAAAAGATATTTAACTTACAATGCGAAGTATTATCAAAATATCATACTACTGATCCAAAGGAATTTTTTACATCAGAAGATGTTTGGGAGATTTCAAGCAATTTAAGTGCTTTGTCAGGTCAGCAGAGCACTAATGAAGGGTTATATCTTCTTACAAGTTTACCAGGAGAAAATAAGCAGCAAATGATGCTTTTTGATTATTTCAATGTAAAAAATAAACCTAATATGGTATCAATGATTAGTGTAAAGATGGATGAGAGTGATTATGGAAAAATTACTTTATTTAAGTTCCCAGCAGATAAAACTATTTATGGACCTTATTTATTTAAAAATCAAATTTTACAGGACCCAGATATATCTAAGGAATTATCTTTATGGGAAGGAAAAGGTTCAAAAGTCGAATATGGTGAGACAGTAATACTCCCAGTAGAAGAATCTTTACTATATTTGCTTCCTATATATTTAAAGGCAGATGTGGATAAAACTATACCTGAGATGAAAAAGATAATTTTATCAGATGGTAAAAGAATAGTTATAGAAGATAATATAGAAAATGGATTAAAGAAGCTTTTTGATTATAAAGGACAGACAAGTAAAATAGAAAAAATAAATGAAAATAGTCAGCTAACAAAGGAAATAAAAGAATTGTATAATAAAGCTATGGATGCACAAACAAAAGGAAATTGGGCTGAATATGGAGAATATATTAAAAAGCTTGGTGAAGATATAAATAAGCTTAAAGAATAA
- a CDS encoding NAD(P)/FAD-dependent oxidoreductase yields MDYDILILGGGIIGCSIAYELSKYNLNIALIEKDYDIADDLSFINTAIIYDGAECSNDLMSSLENMGNSLIEEVATKFNVPFKRIGSIRIAQTDVAVDKLYKMYDRAKRRGIKDIHLIDEEHIKEVEPNLNIPVKKALYSQNTAVISPYDLALAYAEVAADNGVIFRLEEDVVDIKKLSKGFRVTTSKNKFTCKVVVNTIPGEQYNLNPTNEKETKIDKKLYYLLVDDSFKECNDTLVINEREESNGFVFQTPTLSLGTLVAVKSDVALSYEELIKTSNSILPNLSKRDINYMFSDEFNVDSMLIDESEISKGYINVTGDHYGEVTIAPALSQILCESLVNNLKCTLKRDFIDKRREYFRFRELSDEQKNELIKIDDRYGNVVCLCNTITEGEIVDAIRRPLGARTVEGIKRRTGATFGNCHGSYCIDKVINILAREMDKKLTDIVEDSKNSNLLVSRIKEFDEV; encoded by the coding sequence ATGGATTATGATATATTAATACTAGGTGGTGGAATTATTGGTTGTTCCATTGCCTATGAACTTTCAAAATATAATCTGAATATAGCATTAATTGAAAAAGATTATGATATTGCAGATGATTTATCCTTTATTAATACAGCTATAATTTATGATGGAGCTGAATGTTCAAATGATTTAATGTCATCCCTAGAGAATATGGGAAATAGCTTAATTGAGGAAGTAGCAACTAAATTTAATGTTCCATTTAAAAGAATAGGATCAATTAGAATAGCACAAACAGATGTTGCAGTTGATAAGCTATATAAAATGTATGATAGAGCTAAAAGAAGAGGAATAAAGGATATACATCTTATAGATGAAGAGCATATAAAAGAAGTCGAACCTAACTTAAATATTCCTGTGAAAAAGGCATTGTATTCTCAAAATACAGCAGTAATAAGTCCTTATGATTTAGCTTTAGCCTATGCAGAAGTGGCAGCTGATAATGGAGTAATATTTAGATTAGAGGAAGATGTAGTAGATATTAAAAAGCTGTCTAAGGGTTTTAGAGTAACTACAAGCAAGAATAAGTTCACGTGCAAAGTTGTTGTTAATACAATACCTGGAGAACAATATAACTTAAATCCTACAAATGAGAAAGAAACTAAAATTGATAAGAAATTATATTATCTTTTAGTAGATGATAGTTTTAAAGAATGTAATGATACACTAGTAATTAATGAAAGAGAAGAGAGTAACGGGTTTGTATTTCAAACACCAACACTTTCATTAGGAACATTAGTTGCTGTAAAGAGTGATGTAGCATTATCCTATGAAGAACTTATAAAAACCTCAAATAGTATATTACCTAACTTAAGTAAGAGGGATATAAATTACATGTTTTCTGATGAGTTTAATGTAGACTCAATGTTAATCGATGAAAGTGAAATATCAAAGGGATACATTAATGTTACAGGTGATCATTATGGAGAAGTAACAATAGCTCCTGCTCTGTCTCAAATACTTTGTGAGTCGTTAGTTAATAATTTAAAATGTACTTTAAAGAGGGATTTTATAGATAAGAGAAGAGAGTACTTTAGATTTAGAGAATTATCAGATGAGCAAAAGAATGAGTTAATTAAAATAGATGATAGATATGGTAATGTAGTTTGCCTGTGCAATACTATTACTGAAGGAGAAATTGTTGATGCAATAAGAAGACCATTAGGTGCTAGAACAGTTGAAGGAATTAAAAGAAGAACAGGTGCTACTTTTGGAAACTGTCATGGATCTTATTGTATAGATAAGGTTATAAATATATTAGCAAGGGAAATGGATAAAAAACTTACCGATATTGTTGAGGATTCAAAAAATTCTAATCTTCTGGTATCAAGAATAAAAGAATTTGATGAGGTTTAG
- a CDS encoding GNAT family N-acetyltransferase, protein MLKGAMVYLKAIERKDMNIIYNICSEEEVRLYDGGGMELPPYKDIMKNFDKFMTIERKSLTIINEKGVIIGYISYKELQNTVGVYDIGITIGSRFWGRGYGKDSVRTLIKYLFETQSAHRIELEVVANNERAINCYRACGFIEEGRKREKYYNNEKYYDTLVMSILKKEYRSH, encoded by the coding sequence ATGTTGAAGGGTGCAATGGTATATCTAAAAGCTATTGAAAGGAAGGATATGAACATAATATATAATATTTGTTCAGAAGAAGAGGTAAGATTATATGATGGTGGTGGAATGGAACTACCCCCATATAAGGATATAATGAAGAATTTTGATAAGTTCATGACTATTGAAAGAAAAAGTCTTACAATAATAAATGAAAAAGGTGTAATAATAGGATACATTAGTTATAAAGAACTTCAAAATACAGTTGGAGTATATGATATAGGAATAACCATTGGGAGCAGATTTTGGGGAAGAGGTTATGGAAAGGATTCTGTAAGAACATTAATTAAATATTTATTTGAGACTCAATCAGCTCATAGAATTGAATTAGAGGTAGTGGCTAACAATGAAAGAGCTATTAATTGTTATAGGGCATGTGGATTTATAGAGGAAGGTAGAAAAAGAGAAAAGTATTATAATAATGAAAAATATTATGATACATTAGTGATGAGTATATTAAAAAAGGAGTATAGAAGTCATTAA
- a CDS encoding CPBP family intramembrane glutamic endopeptidase has product MEYLFSNENSIFKQVQKQKTLPIILVLLIPIFIEVISEFLSIVIAHKFILGKFILADINPIYLLISRVIVIGLYIILVLFIEKRKIQEIGFKINKGFFNRYLFGILIGLLMMSVITVIIVMSGNAQIYKGKLSSKLIPSFIILIFAWLIQGASEEVMMRGYMMPVIGKKYNVLIAIIITSCYFAFLHLANNGIDRLSIINLILFGIFAAFYTIYTEDIWGICAIHSAWNMAQGNLYGFLVSGNPIMVGSIFNTLSNTKNIINGAAFGPEGGLVVTIVLIISILIVTFLAKKKHKTI; this is encoded by the coding sequence ATGGAGTATTTGTTTAGCAATGAAAATAGCATATTTAAGCAAGTACAAAAACAAAAAACGCTACCAATTATATTAGTATTATTGATACCAATTTTTATTGAAGTAATAAGTGAATTTCTTTCAATAGTTATAGCACATAAATTTATTTTAGGTAAATTTATTCTGGCTGATATTAATCCAATTTATTTACTAATTAGTAGAGTCATTGTAATAGGGTTGTATATAATACTAGTTTTATTTATTGAAAAGCGGAAGATTCAAGAGATTGGATTTAAAATAAATAAAGGATTCTTTAATAGATATTTGTTTGGAATACTTATTGGTTTATTAATGATGAGCGTTATTACTGTAATAATAGTTATGTCAGGAAATGCACAAATATATAAAGGTAAATTATCATCAAAATTAATACCATCATTCATTATTCTTATATTTGCTTGGCTCATTCAGGGCGCATCAGAAGAAGTAATGATGAGAGGATATATGATGCCTGTTATTGGGAAGAAGTATAATGTGTTAATTGCCATTATAATAACCTCATGTTATTTTGCATTTCTGCACTTAGCTAATAATGGGATAGATAGGCTTTCAATAATAAATCTTATTCTTTTTGGTATCTTTGCAGCATTTTATACAATTTATACTGAGGATATTTGGGGTATATGTGCTATACATAGTGCTTGGAATATGGCCCAAGGAAATTTATATGGTTTTTTAGTAAGTGGAAATCCAATAATGGTGGGCAGTATCTTTAATACCCTTAGTAATACTAAAAATATAATAAATGGTGCAGCCTTTGGCCCCGAAGGAGGGTTAGTTGTTACAATAGTACTAATTATATCTATTTTAATAGTTACATTTCTAGCTAAAAAGAAACATAAAACAATTTAA
- a CDS encoding DUF1667 domain-containing protein: protein MGRKDIFTSVVRTKDNSKHKLIPVRSSEEIDIELWQELSKMLSRIYANTPIKCGDVICSNILNTGIDIICTKSIKKEI from the coding sequence ATGGGAAGGAAAGATATTTTTACAAGTGTTGTAAGAACAAAAGATAATAGCAAGCATAAATTAATTCCAGTAAGAAGTAGCGAAGAAATAGATATAGAGTTATGGCAAGAATTATCTAAGATGCTTAGCAGAATTTATGCAAATACACCGATAAAGTGTGGAGATGTAATATGCTCTAATATCTTAAATACAGGAATTGATATCATATGTACTAAAAGTATAAAAAAAGAAATTTAG
- the treR gene encoding trehalose operon repressor — MNSKYFTLYNKIVEEIENGTLDHGSKLPSESEYMDKFNISRDTVRKALNMLEQNGYINKVKGKGSFVLDINRHNFSVSGLISFKEMSEKMGEKTRTYVKELELIDGDDFLRKKLNTEDKIWKVFRVREIGNKRIILDKDYLNSAYVDELTKEICEDSIYNYLENELGLKIGFAKKEITVQPCSDEDRKYLNVKGFDMMVVVDTVVYLQDGTLFQYTQSRHRPDKFKFVDFARRNY, encoded by the coding sequence ATGAATAGTAAATATTTTACATTGTATAATAAAATTGTTGAAGAAATTGAAAATGGGACTTTGGATCATGGTTCAAAACTACCCTCAGAAAGTGAATATATGGATAAATTTAATATATCTAGGGATACGGTAAGAAAGGCTCTAAACATGTTAGAGCAGAATGGATATATTAATAAGGTAAAGGGTAAAGGATCTTTTGTGCTAGATATTAATAGACACAATTTTTCAGTGTCTGGATTGATTAGTTTTAAGGAAATGTCTGAAAAAATGGGTGAAAAAACTAGAACATATGTAAAAGAACTTGAACTTATAGATGGAGATGATTTCCTTAGAAAGAAACTTAACACTGAGGATAAGATTTGGAAAGTCTTTAGAGTAAGAGAAATAGGTAATAAAAGAATAATATTAGATAAAGATTATTTAAATAGTGCCTATGTAGATGAATTAACTAAGGAAATATGTGAAGACTCCATATATAATTATTTAGAAAATGAATTAGGTCTTAAAATTGGATTTGCTAAAAAAGAGATAACAGTTCAGCCATGCTCAGATGAAGATAGAAAGTATCTTAATGTAAAAGGATTTGATATGATGGTTGTAGTAGATACTGTAGTGTATTTACAAGATGGAACATTATTTCAATATACGCAATCAAGACATAGACCAGATAAGTTTAAGTTTGTAGATTTTGCTAGAAGAAACTATTAA